The Sulfurimonas sp. genome includes a region encoding these proteins:
- a CDS encoding YgjP-like metallopeptidase domain-containing protein — translation MDSLKYLQHYSEATKKQVLELIKQDKLALHLKNRYPNPHTVKTDKALFTYVNELKNSHMKNAPTLSKVLYDGKINVIHNALGTHHIISRVQGSKLKSKNEIRIASMFKSVPQEFLEMIVVHELAHFREKEHNKAFYNLCLYMQPSYHQVEFDVRLYLTHLDIKGKIDEWNQSC, via the coding sequence TTGGATTCTTTAAAATATCTGCAACACTACTCGGAAGCTACAAAAAAACAGGTGTTAGAGCTGATAAAACAAGATAAATTAGCTCTACACCTAAAAAACAGATACCCAAATCCGCATACCGTAAAAACAGACAAAGCGCTTTTTACCTATGTAAATGAGCTTAAAAACTCCCATATGAAAAATGCGCCGACTTTGAGCAAAGTTCTTTATGACGGCAAGATAAATGTTATTCACAATGCTTTGGGTACGCATCATATCATCTCAAGAGTGCAAGGCTCAAAGCTTAAGAGCAAAAATGAGATTCGCATAGCTTCAATGTTTAAAAGTGTGCCGCAAGAGTTTTTAGAGATGATAGTAGTGCATGAGTTGGCGCATTTTAGAGAAAAAGAGCATAACAAAGCGTTTTACAATCTCTGCTTGTATATGCAGCCCTCTTATCATCAGGTGGAGTTTGATGTAAGGCTCTACCTGACACACTTGGATATAAAAGGCAAGATAGATGAGTGGAACCAAAGTTGCTAA
- a CDS encoding ATP-binding cassette domain-containing protein: MIQLINISKNFGKQELFSNLNFKLNSGNKVGLVGRNGSGKSTLFKLILGEETPDSGEVVIPKGYKIGTLKQYLVFTESTLREEAALALEEDMKYDVYRVEKILFGLGFTQEDLEKDPLSFSGGYQIRINLAKLLVTEPNLLLLDEPTNYLDILSLRWLKNFLKAFEGEVILITHDRDFMDAVVTHTMGIVRRNLRVIAGDTHKYYEQLKSSDELHEKQKISQDKKVKELEDFIARNKARASTAALAQSKVKQLEKMDLLDDLDYDSTLEFNFNYKDTPAKVLLDVKNLSFGYTPDNILFKNISFVLEKGERIGIIGKNGKGKSTLLNTIAGELKAVSGNVHMHPSTAFAHFGQTNIARLHPTSTVLDEIHSANTKLSAQTIRGIAGAMMFSGDSADKKISLLSGGEKSRVMLGQILARDVNLLFLDEPTNHLDMDSIEALTVAIQNFKGSVIIVTHSEELLRRVCDRLIIFTRSGAEYFDGGYDLFLEKMGWEEEEDDFVKQKPKNSFKDNKKTKADLVRNKNKLVSPIKKKIEKLEASIIKSEETLASHQKKLLEASSKQDSFKIIEFSKLVAMEQKEVEKMFELLEILQNEFDTISEDFDKKIEEIGD; this comes from the coding sequence ATGATACAACTTATAAATATTTCAAAAAATTTCGGCAAACAAGAGCTTTTTAGCAATCTTAACTTCAAGCTAAACTCGGGCAATAAAGTCGGTTTAGTCGGTAGAAACGGTAGCGGAAAATCAACGCTTTTTAAACTTATTCTCGGCGAAGAGACACCCGATAGCGGTGAAGTGGTTATACCAAAAGGGTATAAGATAGGTACACTAAAACAGTATTTGGTATTTACGGAGAGTACGCTAAGAGAAGAGGCGGCACTTGCGCTTGAAGAGGATATGAAGTATGATGTATATAGAGTCGAGAAGATTCTTTTTGGTTTGGGTTTTACGCAGGAGGATTTGGAGAAAGATCCGCTCTCATTCTCAGGCGGTTATCAAATCCGTATCAACCTTGCGAAGCTTTTAGTAACCGAACCTAACTTGCTGCTTTTAGACGAACCGACAAACTATCTTGACATTCTCTCTCTTAGATGGTTAAAAAACTTTTTAAAAGCGTTTGAGGGCGAAGTTATTTTAATCACCCACGACAGAGATTTTATGGATGCCGTGGTAACTCATACTATGGGGATTGTGCGCAGAAATCTAAGAGTTATTGCCGGAGATACTCACAAATACTACGAACAGTTAAAATCAAGCGATGAGCTGCATGAAAAACAGAAGATTTCACAAGATAAAAAGGTAAAAGAGCTTGAAGATTTTATCGCCAGAAACAAGGCTCGCGCTTCAACCGCCGCTCTTGCTCAATCAAAAGTAAAACAGTTAGAGAAGATGGATCTGCTTGATGATTTGGATTACGATTCAACACTGGAATTCAATTTTAACTATAAAGATACTCCCGCAAAAGTTCTGCTTGATGTCAAAAACCTAAGCTTTGGTTATACGCCGGATAATATTTTGTTTAAAAATATCTCTTTTGTGCTTGAAAAAGGAGAGCGCATAGGTATCATCGGAAAGAACGGTAAAGGTAAATCAACTCTCTTAAATACCATCGCAGGTGAGTTAAAAGCAGTTAGCGGAAATGTTCATATGCATCCAAGCACGGCTTTTGCGCACTTCGGTCAAACAAATATCGCAAGACTGCATCCAACTAGTACGGTTTTAGATGAGATTCACTCGGCTAACACCAAACTCTCTGCTCAGACCATCAGAGGCATAGCGGGTGCAATGATGTTTAGCGGAGACAGTGCCGATAAAAAAATCTCGCTTCTCTCGGGGGGTGAAAAAAGCCGTGTAATGCTTGGGCAAATTTTGGCTCGCGATGTAAATCTTCTCTTCCTTGATGAGCCTACAAACCACTTGGATATGGACTCCATAGAGGCATTAACCGTGGCAATCCAAAACTTCAAAGGCTCCGTAATCATCGTAACGCACTCGGAGGAGTTGCTTCGCCGTGTCTGTGACAGACTTATCATCTTTACAAGAAGCGGTGCAGAGTATTTTGACGGCGGTTACGACCTCTTCTTAGAAAAAATGGGCTGGGAAGAAGAGGAAGATGATTTTGTTAAACAAAAACCAAAAAACAGTTTTAAGGATAACAAAAAAACAAAAGCCGATTTAGTGAGAAACAAAAACAAGCTTGTTTCACCTATAAAGAAAAAAATAGAAAAACTTGAAGCTTCCATCATAAAAAGCGAAGAGACGCTTGCATCGCATCAAAAAAAACTTCTTGAAGCCTCAAGCAAGCAAGACAGTTTTAAAATCATCGAGTTTTCAAAACTTGTAGCGATGGAGCAAAAAGAGGTAGAGAAAATGTTTGAACTCTTGGAAATTTTGCAAAACGAATTTGACACGATATCGGAAGATTTTGATAAGAAAATAGAAGAGATAGGGGATTAA
- a CDS encoding alpha/beta hydrolase, producing the protein MKQKILILHGWGGSDFPHWQSWLAAEIAKDYGCVSFLKFSSVDFPQKDVWMRELIKEIEEFKPTIVVCHSIANILWFHICNEIELAEIEKLFLVAPPSFKCDIKELESFFPCEIPSNLYAKESLLLTSTNDPYISRDEAAELQKALNIPMKVLENAGHINTKSGYGEWQWILEEIKR; encoded by the coding sequence TGGCAGAGTTGGCTTGCGGCAGAGATAGCAAAAGATTACGGGTGTGTCAGTTTTTTAAAATTCAGCAGTGTCGATTTTCCGCAAAAAGATGTGTGGATGAGAGAGCTGATTAAAGAGATTGAGGAGTTTAAACCCACTATAGTAGTGTGCCACTCCATCGCAAACATACTCTGGTTTCACATCTGCAATGAGATAGAACTTGCAGAGATTGAGAAGCTTTTTCTTGTAGCTCCTCCGAGTTTTAAGTGTGATATTAAAGAGCTAGAGAGTTTTTTCCCTTGCGAAATACCTTCAAATCTTTATGCAAAAGAGTCTCTGCTTCTCACTTCGACAAATGACCCCTATATTAGTAGGGATGAGGCGGCAGAACTTCAAAAAGCATTGAATATACCGATGAAAGTTTTAGAAAATGCAGGGCATATCAACACAAAGAGCGGTTACGGTGAGTGGCAGTGGATATTAGAAGAGATAAAAAGGTAA
- a CDS encoding diguanylate cyclase — MSGTKVAKYLKLAIQEQFMREDVSLAIIQSVVDSQKDLIIIFYNDEPILANRAFKDFFSVSSLEQYKSEFGSFVSNFVPHPSYFHADKIGENGSWFDAVLELPEIERVVSMMTPNYEPHAFSIGINKVEDYIIVVFTDITQTLIKRIMIENRANIDAKSGAYARNYFLQIAQSYQDAAVFNEKIMSAVLIQVSKKDGSGIRDDESALKALATRFKSITRQDDMLIRWSDDSFLLIYLVDTVKNAQIMLEKLDAISRGAEIKGIEYDFTLIVQNEGESIKGFIRRVES, encoded by the coding sequence ATGAGTGGAACCAAAGTTGCTAAGTATTTAAAATTAGCCATACAGGAGCAGTTCATGAGAGAAGATGTTAGCTTAGCTATTATTCAGAGTGTCGTAGATTCTCAAAAAGATTTGATTATTATTTTTTATAATGATGAGCCTATTTTGGCAAACAGAGCTTTTAAAGATTTTTTTTCAGTCTCGTCTTTGGAGCAGTACAAATCGGAATTTGGCTCGTTTGTTAGCAATTTTGTTCCGCATCCCTCTTACTTTCATGCCGATAAAATTGGAGAGAACGGCAGTTGGTTTGATGCCGTCTTAGAACTGCCGGAGATAGAGAGGGTTGTAAGTATGATGACGCCAAACTATGAACCGCACGCTTTTTCTATTGGAATCAATAAAGTAGAGGATTATATTATTGTCGTTTTTACGGATATAACACAAACTTTGATTAAACGCATTATGATTGAAAACCGTGCAAATATTGATGCAAAAAGCGGCGCTTATGCCAGAAACTACTTTTTGCAAATAGCACAAAGCTACCAAGATGCAGCCGTTTTCAATGAAAAGATAATGAGTGCCGTTTTAATTCAAGTGAGTAAAAAAGACGGTTCCGGCATTAGAGATGATGAGAGCGCCCTAAAAGCGTTGGCAACTCGCTTTAAAAGCATTACCCGCCAAGATGATATGCTGATTCGCTGGAGTGACGATTCTTTTTTACTCATCTATCTTGTCGATACCGTAAAAAATGCACAAATCATGCTGGAGAAACTGGATGCTATCTCTAGGGGCGCGGAGATTAAAGGCATCGAGTATGATTTTACTCTAATAGTTCAAAATGAGGGCGAGAGCATAAAAGGATTTATAAGAAGAGTTGAGAGTTAA